A genomic window from Cupriavidus basilensis includes:
- a CDS encoding 3-oxoacid CoA-transferase subunit A — MIDKLYATAREAVADVADGATIAIGGFGGAGMPDELIDALIEQGAKDLTVVSNNAGNGDAGLAALLKARRVRRLMCSFPRQRDAYVFEALYRAGEIELEVIPQGTLAERLRAAGCGIGGFYTPTGHGTLLAAGKEARRIGARDYVLEYPIHVDVALINAAAADRWGNLVYNKTARNFAPVMAMAATTTIAAVTRVCELGELDPEAIVTPGIFVKRVVLRGGGCAQPMRGPQGAAANQQAGAKASAQAR, encoded by the coding sequence ATGATCGACAAGCTCTACGCAACAGCGCGCGAGGCGGTGGCCGACGTGGCCGACGGCGCCACCATCGCCATCGGCGGATTCGGCGGCGCCGGGATGCCTGACGAACTGATCGATGCCCTGATCGAGCAGGGCGCCAAGGATCTCACCGTGGTGAGCAACAACGCCGGCAATGGCGACGCCGGCCTCGCCGCGCTGCTCAAGGCTCGCCGCGTGCGCAGGCTGATGTGCTCCTTCCCGCGCCAGCGCGATGCCTACGTCTTCGAGGCACTGTACCGGGCCGGCGAGATCGAGCTGGAAGTGATTCCCCAGGGCACGCTGGCCGAGCGCCTGCGTGCGGCCGGCTGCGGCATCGGCGGCTTCTATACGCCGACCGGCCACGGCACGCTGCTGGCGGCGGGCAAGGAAGCGCGCCGCATCGGCGCGCGCGACTATGTGCTCGAGTATCCCATCCACGTCGACGTGGCCCTGATCAACGCCGCGGCAGCCGACCGCTGGGGCAACCTCGTCTACAACAAGACCGCGCGCAACTTCGCACCCGTGATGGCGATGGCCGCCACCACCACCATCGCCGCGGTGACGCGCGTGTGCGAACTCGGCGAGCTGGACCCCGAGGCCATCGTCACGCCCGGCATCTTCGTCAAGCGCGTGGTGCTGCGCGGCGGTGGCTGCGCACAGCCAATGCGCGGGCCGCAGGGCGCCGCGGCAAATCAGCAGGCAGGCGCGAAGGCAAGCGCACAGGCAAGGTGA